The Mustela nigripes isolate SB6536 chromosome X, MUSNIG.SB6536, whole genome shotgun sequence genomic sequence TACTTTGTAATGAATGTAGCTCTAATAACTGAATATATGTTGATTACTTCTCATTACAACTATTTCAGCAGGTGTGCCTCTTACTACTTCTGCAGAATCAACTTTTCTGAAGCCCCTTGCTGTCAAGCCTCCTCCAGGTGGGATTAAAGACAAGACTATGCCTTCCTCTTCCAGCAGTGCTTTGGATTTGAACAATCCAAACAAGTATTGCAAGCTCTGTCCTGCTTCCTTTAATAGTCCATTAATGGCCCAACAGCATTATGTtgggaaaaaacacaaaagaaatgaagctAGAAAGAAGTTTGTAGACAACATAAGAGAGAAACCTCTTCCAGCAAAATCAGATGCAAATGGTAAACAGTAAAAATATCCCAAAACTCTTTCATaggaagtttatattttataaaacatactgACTTATGTATATATCAGTTTGCTGTAGGTTGATAGTACTGATGGTATTATACAATTTTAGATGAGTAAGGACTTCAGAGTCCATCTAGTTCTGTCTGTTGGTTTTCTAGAAAATGAGACTCAGAAAAGTTTAGATGACATTTATTAATTATAGAATCAAATATAGGTATCCCCATGGTTCCACGTTATATCATAGGTACATAAGGAAGTATTTTTAATTAGTGTTGTGTGCTTACATTATTCAGTCACTAAGTATGGCTTAAGTGTCTCTAGGGTGCTAGGCTAGTCTTTGTTGGGAATACAAATGAGGATATACCATTTTCACTGAAGGAGCAAGTGTATAAAGTTGTTGGGTTTATAACACTTCATTGCAAGAGGCTACAGACATGAATTTTTGTGTACATATTTTTGGTAACTAGAGGAGTGAAACACCATGGTTCAGAAAACCTTCATTGAGGAAGTATATGATTTAGAGTGGTAGAAGTGGGAAGGAGAATTAACAGAAGAGCTAGAAAGAGTGGCAAGAATTCAGGCACAATAAAGATTCTGATCCTGACTGGAATAATCCACTTGCTCTTCtaaccatattttttttcatttttccccccacaggCACCTTCTCACTACTagtgtattttattcctttttcatattCTCCCTTCCATCCACTTCTTTTCCTCCACTTGctgttatttttcaattcttttcttaCTAGAACTTTCTGCTTCAtgtgaaaatgttcatttctccCACCTGGAAGCCCTATTCTTTGTCATATGTAATTCCTTATGTTCTGGTTCTTCTGTGTCtctgcttcttttctgttttcttcgggggatttttttaatgcattaccTAAATGTAGGTGTTCCTGTGGCTCCATTCTTGACCTTATTCTACAAACATGATCTAAGCTGTTTCCCTGATTTCATCTCTTATCTGTATGCTTATGACCTTTCTGTCAAGCTTTGGATTCATATCTCCAACGGGCAGCTACTGCTTTACCTGGATACCTCATATCCATTTCAATTCCACTCAGTTACTCAGAATAGAAACCTGTAGTTAACTGTGAATTCCCCAACACtaccttctttactttttatatctAATGAAACACCAAGCCGTGACTGTTTTACCTGTTCCCTTATCTCCAGCCCTACTCTTCCCATACTAGCTCAGGCCCTCAACACCTTTCCTAGAgctttgctactcaaagtgtggtttgTGGCCAGCATcatcagcatcacttgggagcttgttagaaaaaagaatttcaggcCTCATTGCacacctactaaatcagaaactgCATTTTGACAAGATGACTAGGTGATTTGTTCTCGCAATAAATTTTGAGAAGCATTGTTCTAGAATATTGCCACAGCCTCCTAACCACTCTCCCTACCATCAGTTTTGTCTCTCCAAATCTACCCTCAATTTAACCATGAGAGTGTTTCACCTAAAGTACACATCTTTCCATGTCACTCCCTACTTTAAAATCCTCGCTTGATTCTCCTTTTTCTGGGGATAAAAATCTAAGCTTCACAGCTCTTTATCATCTTTCCCTGCATACGTTCTCCAGGCTTATCCCCTGCTACTTCCTGCCATATCTGTATAGGTCAGAACCAACAAACTGCTTATGGTTTCCAGAAACCATTACCGTATTTCTTGTTTCTGTGCCCTTTTTCATGCTGCCATTTTACCTGAAACATCTCCATGTTCCTCTTCTTTATCTAATTCCTACTCATTCTTTAACATACTACTTCCTGGGAAGCCTTTTCTGTTCCTTCAAGACTTATCTTCTGTGCTTCCTTAACCTGCATGCATAATTTTCTCTCCATGTGTCTTTATCTCCTACTAGAATGTGTAAGGTCTTTGAGGAAAGGGATTTCACCTAACTCTAATGTATTTCCAGTGCTAGCGATAGAAACTGGCACAGAGTAGGCCTCCCTCAATAGCAATTAGTTTAATATAGAATCAGTGAAGTACTAATCTTGATATATTGAATGCTAACCCTGCATTTATACTATTTAAGTTTCCCAATTAATGTGATTCAACATATCCCAAAAAGTTATATAGAGATCCATGTTTTTATCTAGGAATTTGAAGAATGTTGATTTAggcaaaagtagaaataaaagtgGTAGGGtttcagaacactgaaaagaaataaaatgaaaaaaaaagtggtagagCTAAAAGTAGTAGATGTTTGGAGAAATGACAAGCTTTAACTTGTTAGGGTATTTTTCCTATTGCTAGGGTGAGGATATCTTAAATAAGTACCTTCTAGTTTAAAGGCCAGCATTAGGTAAAATTGGAACTGAGTCAGCTATGAGAAGTGTATATAGCCTGGTCACAACTAAAGGGAGAGTCATGTTAGCATTCTGAAGTTTCAAGATTATTAGAATAAGGGAAGGATATTGGTGAAATTTTCATCTGGCCAGGGAGGAAGGCTGACCATTAGCATAATAGAGCTCAAAGAACAAATTTCCAGCCCTGCTTTTGACTGTTCCATTTTAAGAACAGTAAACATTTGAGGATTAAAAAATAGCTAGAGAATTTAAATTAGCTAATGAGAATTTCAAAGAACAGAACAGCAGAAGCCCATATTATAAGCAAGCAAGTGGTAAGACAGAAACAGTTTGATATATGACACTTTGACTTTTTCATTCATCAGCCcatcttctcccttctttctgtctctgccttttttttccatctgttgtGTTTATATATGTTCCTACTATACCtaatctctgtctgtcttcaTCATTCTCACTGCTTTCTTCATGTCCCTCATCCAGCCCAGATCTTATTAGCACAGGAATGGCTACCATAACGATATGGAACtaaagtatgtatgtattttttatttattgtatttgttttgtttatcttacTAATTTCTAGCTTCATTATTGCACTTAGATATCTCACCTTCACCTGTAACTCAAACATACCTAAAATCGAATTAATAATCTTCTCTAAAACCAACTTAAATTTCCCAAGATTCCTGTCTTTGCCTGTTGTACCATTTCTTAGTTACCTGCATTTGAATCTTTGAGGGCATCTTCAACTACTTTATTTTCCTCTATCTTGCCCATCAACAAGTCTTATCAAGTCTTATTAGaactatttttcctttccattacATTTCCACTATCATCATTTCACACTTCAATCCTGTAACAACCTCCTGGAGGGCCTTACATATACCTCATTGTTACTCTCTTGTTCTTCAGTACCAAGATTTCAACCCTGGATCAGTTCCACAGTCCCCATTTTCTACTTTTACATTCAGGATACTGTtgaaaattttgtaaaactaGAGACTGGGTACCTTGATAGAGTCTTGGAATCCCATCTCTGTGGACTTATCGTCCTGTTTCCTTTACTTTTCCCTTCACTTTCCTCTCAGCAATGATTTTAAAACCCACACCATTGTCCAGGACTCTCTTCCACTCTTCTACGCTTCCCCCCTCACACCTTTCAGATAAACTTATCTCCCACATTCAATCAGTCACCAAGTTTtgccagttttttcttttttagtttttccagTTTTGATGGTATATTTCACCaatctccctgctcctgcctATCCCTACTGTGTTCTACCTCATGCCCTCCTTATCTCTTGCCTTGTCTAGTTATTTACATACATGTGGTCTCCTTACTTTGAGGCTTGTTCCTCTCAAATTTATCCTCCATATTGCAGCTACAGGAGAGACTTCTCTAAAACACACAGCTGACCATGTCACTTACTGCTTGAAGCATTTCAAGGTTTCCAAATTCACAGGATAAAAAGTCTAGGCTCCTTAGCATAACACTTACATCTCTCTGACCTGACACCCTTTTGCCTTTCCCATATTGTCCTGTTATATTTTATTCTACAACAATTCCAAATTTTAAGAAGTTCTTAAAACACTTCTATGTTTCTATCGTGCTAGTCCATCTCCATACAATACTATTCTCAACTTTTTTCAACAAGATAACTGTTGTTCATCCTTCCAAGTTAACTAacgcatcatctcttccagtagCCTTCTTCAGACCCCCATACTGTGCTAAGTGCCTCTGCTTCTTTGAGCTCCCATACCCCCTAAGCATACCTCTTACCTTTTACCAAATGAGATTGAAATCCTTTATTTATATGTTTCTCACTTGCATTTGTGAGCAACCTGCCCATTTTATTCATCTGTACCCGTAGAATCTAGCGTGATGTTTGGTGCCACATAGGTGCTTAGTGTTTTTTGAACAGATTATTTGAAGTCAACACATCATGCTCATTTCTGTCTCTCCCATATCTGATACTGTTTTCATCCCCTGGAATGCCCTTATCTGCCTTCCTTATAATTCAAATCCTTCTTATCCTCCCAGATCCACCATAACTTCCCTCACTTGTCTGGCTGCTGATATTCTCCCCCTCCTCTGATTCCTCATAGATTTCACTGTTCATTGAGAGTTGTGCTAATTATAGCCCGTTAAATGAGTTAGCCTCCTTAGACAAAAGATTATATTTTACCCTGCAATATCCATCTTAGCACTTTATATGGTAATAAGTAcagtttttttcattatttgctaATTGTTTATTGAAAGGCAGTGTCATATAGAAGGATAAACATAGATTGAAAGATATGTTTGAAGTCACTTACCCAGTTGTACCTCAGATTCCTGAGGTGTAAAGTGAAAATAAGGCTACTTCACAGGATTTTCAAAGGATGAAATGAAACAGCACAGTACCCATCACAGAATAGGTGCTTAacaaatgttaccttttttttgaaatgtttgttctcctgttgtaatttaaaaacaggtaaattagactttttctacttttcttcataAAGTAAATTCACATAAGCTGTACTTTTCTTTATATTAGGCTCTCAATTGGTTATTTTCCATTTAAGCTATTAGACCAATGGTTCTCACCTTGACTACATGTTAGAATTATGCaaggaacttttagaaatctcaGTGCTCAGGCCATCCCACAAATCAATTAAATTAGAATCCCTAGGACCTACacattagtgttttgttttctgttttttaactcCCTAACTGATTAGGATATAGAGCTAAGATTGAGAACCACAACAGTAGACTATAAAGATAGGTACTTCCCCAATCTGTGCTTTGAAAACAAAGGTCTCAGTCTGGGGAGTTATAAGATAGATCTGTGATTAGGAGAAAAATGGGCACCACAGGTGTTTGGTTATGGGAAATTCTGAAAGGTATGAGATTTGAAGAAGCTTGAGTTTCTGAATGAAGTCAGAAATAAGGAATCCTAGCAGAGCTGAGGGCAGCAGAGCTGGATAGGGACAAGGAGCAGACCAAGATGGAAGAATAGAAAGTATAAGAAATAGAATAGATTAAAGAGATTTAGAGTATACTTACCTTGGTGAGCATtaagtaatgtataaaattgttgacctggaactaatgtaacactatatattaattatatttcaattaaaaaaggaaaagataaacataatGGAGGCAGGTTACAGAAGGATTAAACCAGGAATTTTGATCTTGGAGCCAATAAATAGGCTTCATATCTTCAGAGAAAGTGTTTAcaccatttttatatattattttctgagaTGTCTATAtctagaaaaagataaagaatatcaGTGTATGAAAAAGACAAGAGCTAAGGTTATAGTAATCAGACCACAGAGTTCCAGAACTGCCTCTGGACCTTTCATATGTGACCTGCAGCTTCTCTAAACCCATATATTACCTATATTATAATCTTCTGatataatttgtaaaaaaaaaaaaaaaagaggaactgaGGAGAATATTATGTATACTGTATACTTTATAAGCActaaacaaatatgtaaaacCCCTAAAATCTAACCTGAGTTTATAATCATAATGAAGATCATTGGCTCAATATTAGCGCAATGGTGCTCAATGGCTGTATAAAAAAATCATCTAAGAATGCTTTCAAAAAGTAAGAAAGCCTGGTTCCActcctagagattctgatttaaacGGTCTGATGTGGAGCTGTAACATGAATATTTTTAGGTTTCCACATGGTTCTAATATGTAGCTAGCATTGAGAACCACTAACCTAGAGGAAATCAGGATTCCTGCTTATCTTGCATAATTTCGGTGCTCTCGAAATGTATGGTGTTGGCCAAGCAAATCTGAATGTTAATTTTTGCACTTGTTAAATAAggatattaataattttttgaaaagtttgttGTGAGCATGCATAGTCCTGGCTTTAGACCTTGGCTTTGCAGGAAGTCCAGCATCTTCACGGTAGATAAACCTCAAATCAGGAACTGACTGGACCACAAACAAACTTGGCAAACACTGATAAATAACCAAAGAACAAGAAAGGCATTCCCTTAGTGTATTTCCCACACATTCTCTAAGAATAATTACCTGAGCtattgttaaaatacaaattcccTCTCATAGAGACAGTGTATCATGTTCTCCAGGGGAAGGAACTGGGGGTCTATATTTAAGTAATACTCCAAGTAATTCTTAGCAGAGAAGTCTGGGAAACACTGTCACTTAAGTTAATACACTGTCATTCTGGTATTGATTTATGGTAGGaggagataaatattttttcagtccTCAAGGTTTTTAAAACTTGGATCTatcacccaggtatcccttttTTAGGATCAAATAATATGGGAAACCAAATTAAATCTGTAAATGATTTGGTGAGCATGAAATCAGAGCACTGGCAGAGAGGATAGTTATGAGGAGTCATTCATTCAGTCTTTGGCATAACCTGCTGAGTTCTCCTGGGCCCACTAGAGTATCTGTCAATTGTAAGCAGACTCCTCGTGTTCTTCCATATTATTGTATTTCTTTCCCCTTGACAATATTCTCTTGTTTCTATGAATGATCTTTGCTTGGACAAAGCCAGTACACTTGATAATAATTAATTTAGCATCCTTTGGATGATTAAATTGCTCTTTGATTTAAAAGATGACCTCTCTTGACCCTAAAATTACTGCAGCCACCAATTTGTTGCCTCTTCTTTAGCGTGGGATTATTTCATATTTAGCTTATGAAATTTATTAACTTGCTACTTCTAACCAAAGAGGAAGTGGAAGAATaatgaagttaagaaaataaagattaatttatcCCCTGCTTTCAATTCTACCTAAGAAGCAGAATAGAAAGGTAGCTGATATAGCTATAGTTCTTGACTCTTTTGAAGTGGTAACTAGTAGTTTTGTTTTAGAATCTTGCTTTCAGCTTTTATCCTGAGAGTGGGGCTCACTGAACCTCTCTCCTTTCTAAAATCTGTCTGTGGAAATTACTTTCGATAAACTAATGCACTACAGTGATTTCAGGTAAGAGAGtaaaaatttgcttttgtttaatCTTTTGGGACCTTTCAGGTTTTTGTTGGGCAGAAAAAGAATTAGGAGCAAGCAGAAAGGTTGGTTAAGGGATTAAGAGATTGGGCGTACTAAATTTGAAGTGCCTGCTGCACTTTGATGTAGAAACAATAGGCAGGCAGATAGCAGTTTCTTAAGAAAGAGTCCAAGCCTAGAGAAGCAATGTGATGTAGTGTAAAGAATTCTGGGCTCTAAATTAAGAAGTATGAGCACCGAGAGGTTATCTCTATTACTAACTGGCTCCTTGAGTTTGACCAAGTCATTTGACCTCTCTGGACCTTACCTTCAAATTGGGAAAGTTCAGTAGATAATCTCAGTAAATTCCTGTCCAGTTCTGTGATTCTAAATGTGTCTACATTGATCTGCTTAACTTGGACTCTCTATTTTTTCAGCATTTAGTATGAGAACCTACGTTTGTCATATTTGTAATATCACCTTTACATCTTTAGAAATGTTCCGGTCCCATATGCAAGGAAGCGAACACCAAAttaagtaagtattttttttttttaccaaaatgcTCCTGTGACAACAAAGGGCAGAGCTTCTGTCAAGTACCCTTGCATGTATTTTACAAACTTTCTAGGCATTCATTTCCCTATGAGTGGATACTGCTATAGGTGATGGCATTTGTAGGTGATAGTATTTGATACTGCTAAAAGTGATGGTATTTAAATCCCCTAGGGACTTTCCTAGTCAAGATAGTATACTGGCAGAGCTGGGTAATTGGCACCCCTGCTAACCAGACAGCATtgtccttttctggagaaatgctAAAGGATCATTCTCATTGAGCCATACAAACTCAAATGAGTCTTGGAAGGTTGCTTAGTTTCAGGAGATTCAGTGATCTGGTCATCATCCTTCTAGCAAGGTACAGTGGTTAAGAACAAAGGTCTTGCTGTTGGACATATCTGGATTGGAATATCAGATCTGTGTTTCTAACAAGCATATGACTTTCGACAGCTCCAATATGAAGTGGCTgtaatgaaatgttaaaaatttaaaaaaattttaagaaagaaatgttaaaaatatttgtaaggtGCCTGGCCTGACATATaataggagctcaataaatatttattccattCTATTTGATTGTTTTAAGGAGAGGATTAAGTGGACAATTAGGGATTGGATAAGTCAAGTAGCAGGACAGAGGGGCACTTAActattgtattttttgtttgttgctttaaaaatcaAACCATAGTGTTTCtgttacattattttattctggtaaaaaatatttctactttgaGTCTGAATACTTAGGAGCTAAATTGTCTGATTAATCTTCATTTAGACTCTTTTTTTTGAATCTCAGAGTTCCAGAATAAATATCCACTATATTTGTAGATCTATACAAGAAGCTAATTAAAACTTCTAAAACAATGTGACATTCAGATCAGACCATTTGGGGGCATTAAATATTATTGACCCTTTTCCACATATCCCAACATGCCTTACATTTTAAGTACTAAGACAGTAGCAGCTATGTCTACATCTTTGTACCCATCTTCCCTTTTATCTCAgccctttttttgtgtgtaaaaaATCATGAGGTACATGGGAAGTATCTGACTGTCCCTGCTTGCTGCTTCTTTTTGGTGTAAAAAGTGATGATTTATAGCTTTTATATTgcagtaggtttttaaaaatttgcttgggcttttgttgtttttgtttttccaaactaATCTtttggaaagcaaagaaaatattcagaataaaataacCTAGTAACAATAACTTTCTgctgtcttctttgcagagaaTCCATTGTTACCAATCCAGTGAAGAATTCGAAGACACGAGACTCTTCCCAAGATGAATGTGCAGATTACATCCAAGTGCAGAAAGCCAGAGGACTGGAATCCAAGACTTGTTTCAGAAAGATGGAAAGGGGTTCTTTGGAAACCCGTGGGTACAGGGAAGTAGTTGATTCCAGATCCAGACATAGAATGTTTGAACAAAGACTCCCATGTGAGTCTTTCCGCACATACCCAGGATCATATAATATTTCACAAACAGGAGAAAACCAGTTACCTCATTGTTCACCAGCTCATTCAAAGAAGACCTATGATTCTTTCCAAGATGAACTAGAAGATTACATCAAAGTGCAGAAAGCCAGAGGACTAGATCCAAAgatttgtttcagaaaaaaaagagagaactctgTGGAAACCCGTAGGTACAGAGAAGTTGATTCTGGACCCAGACAAAGAATGTTTGAGCCAAGATTTTCACTTGAGACTTCTCATACCTACCAACAGCCATATAATATTTCACCAGTAGAAAGCCAGTTACATCACCGGTTACCAGCTCGTTCAAAGAGGACTTACGATTCTTTCCAAGATGAACTTGAAGATTACATCAAAGTGCAGAAAGCCAGAGGATTAGAGCCAAAGACTTGTTTTAGAAAGATTAGTGATAGCTCTACAGAAACCCGTAAGTACAAAGAAATGGTTGATTCCAAACATAGAATGTTTGAGCAAAAACTCCCATTGGAGGCTTCCCAGACCTATACAGGGTCATACAGTATTTCACAAGCAGTAGAAAACCAGTTACCTCATTGCTTGCCAACTAATGACAGCAAACAAAGAGTAGACTCTATGACCTCTTGTCAGCCCATCAGAGACTATTTCTCAGAAAAACCAGTACCCCTTAGCCTTAGTCAGCAAGAAAATAACTCTGGCCCATACAGTGTAGAATCTGAAGTTTACAAGCACCTCTCTTCAGAAAACAGTACCAGTGACCATCAAGCAGGTCATAAACGGAGACATCAGAAGAGAAGAAGGCACCTGGAGGAAGGCGAAGAAAGGCCAGAGAAAGAGCAGTCCaagcataaaaggaaaaagagttgtGGGGATACTGATCTAGACAAGGACAAGAGCATCcgacaaaggaaaagagagagtgatAAAGTCAGTGTCAGTTCAGGAAAGCTTAAAcatcggaaaaaaaaaaaaagccatggtgTACCTACTGAGAAAGAAGAACGTAagcacaagaaagagaaaaagaaatctgttgaagaaaagacagaagaggaaatgctTTGGGATGAATCTATTCTTGGATTTTgagcttttagttttgtttaccCAAAGATTAATAGAAGAAATATCTAAGAATATGGATTTAGACAAACAGGAACATCTAGTAAAGAGAAGGAGCAGTGGATACAGTCAGTATCAGTTTAGGAAAGcttagtttttgtgtgtgtaaattgGAATTgaattgaaagaagaaacaagCTTAAACCTACCCTCTGAGAAAGAacataagaaaaacataaaaacacaacaaaaacaagagaaaaggaaacctgtTGAAGAAAAGACCAGAGTCAGTGTTTTGGGAGGAGTCTGTTTTAGGAATttgaacatttcattttatttgcctAAGGATGAATTGAAGGAATCAGTTTATAAAATGGAtttagacaaaaaacaaaaacatccaatGAAGAAGAGAAGAGGTGAATATGGCCATTGTCAATTCAGGAAAGCTTAGTTTGGGGGCAGGGTGTAAAAACTGGAAATGAATTGAAAGAAGAAACCTAGCCTCTGAGAAAGAACAACATACCAAcacaagaacagaaaagaaaaggataccTGTTGAAGAAAGATGGTGCTTTGGGATGAGTCTGCT encodes the following:
- the ZMAT1 gene encoding zinc finger matrin-type protein 1 isoform X3, producing the protein MAAAPSTVTPLAAESSPQEATVSAASSSSSSACAAAAVAAAVIVPASSATSTSASPPAGGCGDGGGGFGGSTMAAAGRGGSSFKVDTRPRLREDMIWNEQEKTELYTDNFCNVCGVVLQFESQRISHYEVHRSEVVDRNKFCDLCNMIFSSPIVAQSHYVGKVHAKKLKQLMEEHDQASPSGFQPEMAGVPLTTSAESTFLKPLAVKPPPGGIKDKTMPSSSSSALDLNNPNKYCKLCPASFNSPLMAQQHYVGKKHKRNEARKKFVDNIREKPLPAKSDANAFSMRTYVCHICNITFTSLEMFRSHMQGSEHQIKESIVTNPVKNSKTRDSSQDECADYIQVQKARGLESKTCFRKMERGSLETRGYREVVDSRSRHRMFEQRLPCESFRTYPGSYNISQTGENQLPHCSPAHSKKTYDSFQDELEDYIKVQKARGLDPKICFRKKRENSVETRRYREVDSGPRQRMFEPRFSLETSHTYQQPYNISPVESQLHHRLPARSKRTYDSFQDELEDYIKVQKARGLEPKTCFRKISDSSTETRKYKEMVDSKHRMFEQKLPLEASQTYTGSYSISQAVENQLPHCLPTNDSKQRVDSMTSCQPIRDYFSEKPVPLSLSQQENNSGPYSVESEVYKHLSSENSTSDHQAGHKRRHQKRRRHLEEGEERPEKEQSKHKRKKSCGDTDLDKDKSIRQRKRESDKVSVSSGKLKHRKKKKSHGVPTEKEERKHKKEKKKSVEEKTEEEMLWDESILGF
- the ZMAT1 gene encoding zinc finger matrin-type protein 1 isoform X1 gives rise to the protein MAAAPSTVTPLAAESSPQEATVSAASSSSSSACAAAAVAAAVIVPASSATSTSASPPAGGCGDGGGGFGGSTMAAAGRGGSSFKVDTRPRLREDMIWNEQEKTELYTDNFCNVCGVVLQFESQRISHYESEKHAQNVRFYFQMHGEQNEVPGKKMKMDVRNFQVHRSEVVDRNKFCDLCNMIFSSPIVAQSHYVGKVHAKKLKQLMEEHDQASPSGFQPEMAGVPLTTSAESTFLKPLAVKPPPGGIKDKTMPSSSSSALDLNNPNKYCKLCPASFNSPLMAQQHYVGKKHKRNEARKKFVDNIREKPLPAKSDANAFSMRTYVCHICNITFTSLEMFRSHMQGSEHQIKESIVTNPVKNSKTRDSSQDECADYIQVQKARGLESKTCFRKMERGSLETRGYREVVDSRSRHRMFEQRLPCESFRTYPGSYNISQTGENQLPHCSPAHSKKTYDSFQDELEDYIKVQKARGLDPKICFRKKRENSVETRRYREVDSGPRQRMFEPRFSLETSHTYQQPYNISPVESQLHHRLPARSKRTYDSFQDELEDYIKVQKARGLEPKTCFRKISDSSTETRKYKEMVDSKHRMFEQKLPLEASQTYTGSYSISQAVENQLPHCLPTNDSKQRVDSMTSCQPIRDYFSEKPVPLSLSQQENNSGPYSVESEVYKHLSSENSTSDHQAGHKRRHQKRRRHLEEGEERPEKEQSKHKRKKSCGDTDLDKDKSIRQRKRESDKVSVSSGKLKHRKKKKSHGVPTEKEERKHKKEKKKSVEEKTEEEMLWDESILGF
- the ZMAT1 gene encoding zinc finger matrin-type protein 1 isoform X4, encoding MAAAPSTVTPLAAESSPQEATVSAASSSSSSACAAAAVAAAVIVPASSATSTSASPPAGGCGDGGGGFGGSTMAAAGRGGSSFKVDTRPRLREDMIWNEQEKTELYTDNFCNVCGVVLQFESQRISHYESEKHAQNVRFYFQMHGEQNEVPGKKMKMDVRNFQVHRSEVVDRNKFCDLCNMIFSSPIVAQSHYVGKVHAKKLKQLMEEHDQASPSGFQPEMAGVPLTTSAESTFLKPLAVKPPPAFSMRTYVCHICNITFTSLEMFRSHMQGSEHQIKESIVTNPVKNSKTRDSSQDECADYIQVQKARGLESKTCFRKMERGSLETRGYREVVDSRSRHRMFEQRLPCESFRTYPGSYNISQTGENQLPHCSPAHSKKTYDSFQDELEDYIKVQKARGLDPKICFRKKRENSVETRRYREVDSGPRQRMFEPRFSLETSHTYQQPYNISPVESQLHHRLPARSKRTYDSFQDELEDYIKVQKARGLEPKTCFRKISDSSTETRKYKEMVDSKHRMFEQKLPLEASQTYTGSYSISQAVENQLPHCLPTNDSKQRVDSMTSCQPIRDYFSEKPVPLSLSQQENNSGPYSVESEVYKHLSSENSTSDHQAGHKRRHQKRRRHLEEGEERPEKEQSKHKRKKSCGDTDLDKDKSIRQRKRESDKVSVSSGKLKHRKKKKSHGVPTEKEERKHKKEKKKSVEEKTEEEMLWDESILGF
- the ZMAT1 gene encoding zinc finger matrin-type protein 1 isoform X5, whose amino-acid sequence is MIWNEQEKTELYTDNFCNVCGVVLQFESQRISHYESEKHAQNVRFYFQMHGEQNEVPGKKMKMDVRNFQVHRSEVVDRNKFCDLCNMIFSSPIVAQSHYVGKVHAKKLKQLMEEHDQASPSGFQPEMAGVPLTTSAESTFLKPLAVKPPPGGIKDKTMPSSSSSALDLNNPNKYCKLCPASFNSPLMAQQHYVGKKHKRNEARKKFVDNIREKPLPAKSDANAFSMRTYVCHICNITFTSLEMFRSHMQGSEHQIKESIVTNPVKNSKTRDSSQDECADYIQVQKARGLESKTCFRKMERGSLETRGYREVVDSRSRHRMFEQRLPCESFRTYPGSYNISQTGENQLPHCSPAHSKKTYDSFQDELEDYIKVQKARGLDPKICFRKKRENSVETRRYREVDSGPRQRMFEPRFSLETSHTYQQPYNISPVESQLHHRLPARSKRTYDSFQDELEDYIKVQKARGLEPKTCFRKISDSSTETRKYKEMVDSKHRMFEQKLPLEASQTYTGSYSISQAVENQLPHCLPTNDSKQRVDSMTSCQPIRDYFSEKPVPLSLSQQENNSGPYSVESEVYKHLSSENSTSDHQAGHKRRHQKRRRHLEEGEERPEKEQSKHKRKKSCGDTDLDKDKSIRQRKRESDKVSVSSGKLKHRKKKKSHGVPTEKEERKHKKEKKKSVEEKTEEEMLWDESILGF
- the ZMAT1 gene encoding zinc finger matrin-type protein 1 isoform X2; this translates as MAAAPSTVTPLAAESSPQEATVSAASSSSSSACAAAAVAAAVIVPASSATSTSASPPAGGCGDGGGGFGGSTMAAAGRGGSSFKVDTRPRLREDMIWNEQEKTELYTDNFCNVCGVVLQFESQRISHYESEKHAQNVRFYFQMHGEQNEVPGKKMKMDVRNFQVHRSEVVDRNKFCDLCNMIFSSPIVAQSHYVGKVHAKKLKQLMEEHDQASPSGFQPEMGVPLTTSAESTFLKPLAVKPPPGGIKDKTMPSSSSSALDLNNPNKYCKLCPASFNSPLMAQQHYVGKKHKRNEARKKFVDNIREKPLPAKSDANAFSMRTYVCHICNITFTSLEMFRSHMQGSEHQIKESIVTNPVKNSKTRDSSQDECADYIQVQKARGLESKTCFRKMERGSLETRGYREVVDSRSRHRMFEQRLPCESFRTYPGSYNISQTGENQLPHCSPAHSKKTYDSFQDELEDYIKVQKARGLDPKICFRKKRENSVETRRYREVDSGPRQRMFEPRFSLETSHTYQQPYNISPVESQLHHRLPARSKRTYDSFQDELEDYIKVQKARGLEPKTCFRKISDSSTETRKYKEMVDSKHRMFEQKLPLEASQTYTGSYSISQAVENQLPHCLPTNDSKQRVDSMTSCQPIRDYFSEKPVPLSLSQQENNSGPYSVESEVYKHLSSENSTSDHQAGHKRRHQKRRRHLEEGEERPEKEQSKHKRKKSCGDTDLDKDKSIRQRKRESDKVSVSSGKLKHRKKKKSHGVPTEKEERKHKKEKKKSVEEKTEEEMLWDESILGF